A single genomic interval of Littorina saxatilis isolate snail1 linkage group LG17, US_GU_Lsax_2.0, whole genome shotgun sequence harbors:
- the LOC138953237 gene encoding uncharacterized protein, with protein MRKLAGSQWGANEKILKTVYQGTVRPHLEYGSSSWMTAAKTHLQTLEKVQNQALRIITGAMKTTPIDKMQQVTGIPPLSKRRECKAMVQDIKYQCIPDHRMNARMKQLSSGRLKRSSRYATETRALKREHQAKMPELVHPSHFSLEEPPWKNNLENVSIQTTVPHLTTKDEQSEVQKKALTLAMLDERYPQEAWMRVFTDGSATDAVKRGGAGVYIQHPSGEWQAEAIPTGLHCTNYRAEVEALIHAANTISSKVNPDTQVVFLTDALSVLQAVNNNKLPQLTTTLHNIKCLKTVLQWVPSHCGIEGNEQADKMAKLGAEDEQEENPVSATEMKTIIKSLLKTPPTHDSYHQLSRPEQGT; from the exons ATGAGGAAACTGGCAGGATCACAATGGGGCGCAAACGAAAAGATCCTCAAGACAGTGTACCAGGGGACCGTACGACCTCACCTTGAGTACGGATCTAGCTCTTGGATGACAGCAGCCAAGACGCACCTTCAAACCCTAGAGAAAGTCCAAAATCAAGCGCTGAGAATCATCACAGGCGCTATGAAGACAACCCCAATAGACAAGATGCAACAGGTGACCGGCATACCTCCACTCAGCAAGAGGAGAGAATGCAAAGCGATGGTACAAGACATCAAGTACCAGTGCATTCCAGACCACCGAATGAATGCAAGGATGAAGCAGCTCTCTTCTGGCAGGCTAAAGAGATCAAGCCGCTATGCGACTGAGACACGGGCCCTGAAGAGAGAACACCAAGCAAAGATGCCTGAACTGGTTCACCCATCACACTTCTCCCTTGAAGAACCACCCTGGAAAAACAACCTTGAAAACGTGTCCATCCAGACAACAGTTCCTCATCTCACAACAAAAGATGAACAGAGCGAAGTGCAGAAGAAAGCCCTGACACTTGCCATGCTCGACGAAAGatacccccaagaagcatggatgCGGGTCTTTACAGATGGGTCCGCCACAGACGCCGTCAAGAGAGGAGGAGCTGGTGTCTACATCCAACACCCCAGTGGAGAGtggcaagcagaggctataccaactGGCCTCCACTGCACCAACTACAGAGCAGAGGTAGAAGCGCTTATCCACGCAGCCAATACCATCAGCAGCAAGGTCAATCCCGAcacccaagttgtcttcctgactgatgccttgtctgtgctgcaagcagtcaacaacaacaaactgccTCAGCTTACAACGACACTTCATAACATCAAGTGTCTGAAGACTGTATTGCAGTGGGTCCCCTCACACTGCGGGATAGAGGGGAACGAACAAGCGGATAAAATGGCCAAACTGGGTGCGGAGgacgaacaagaagaaaacccaGTGAGCGCCACAGAGATGAAAACCATCATAAAGTCTCTGCTTAAAACCCCTCCAACGCATGACAGCTACCACCAACTGTCAAGACCTGAACAG GGCACCTGA